A stretch of Ipomoea triloba cultivar NCNSP0323 chromosome 13, ASM357664v1 DNA encodes these proteins:
- the LOC116002178 gene encoding protein NRT1/ PTR FAMILY 6.2, producing MERKMSWTVADAVDYKGFPADKSKTGGWVPAALILGIEIVERLSTMGIAVNLVTYLGGTMHLPSSTSANIVSDFMGTSFLLCLLGGFLADSFLGRYKTIAIFSTVQMLGTGTLALATKLPQLRPPACHPHQPCQEANGFQMGILYLALYLIALGTGGLKSSVSGFGTDQFDDKDEKEKAQMAYFFNRFFFFISIGTLTAVTVLVYIQDEVGRSLGYGICSIAMVVAIVIFLSGTTRYRYKKSSGSPIVHIFQVIVGAVRKRNLDLPYDVGMLYETTPEDSRIHHTDQFLCLDKAAIVAEGDFEENINGGSSSSPNPWKLSPVTRVEEVKMMARLLPIWATTIIFWTTYAQMITYSVIQATTMDRSMGSFKIPAGSLTVFFVAAILITLALYDRLVMPLWKKWKGTPGFTNLQRIALGLVLSTVGMAVSALIERKRLGAAKSEGRHNSTLTMSVFYLIPQFFLVGSGEAFMYTGQLDFFLTQSPKSMKTMSTGLFLTTLSLGFFVSSFLVSVIKKVTSASHGGQDWLADNINYGRLDLFYGLLAVLGVVNFVVYLICSIWFKPRKNKSAVEMETVMNGNGEEKC from the exons ATG GAGAGAAAGATGAGTTGGACGGTTGCAGATGCCGTGGATTACAAGGGATTCCCAGCTGATAAGTCTAAAACTGGTGGATGGGTTCCTGCTGCACTTATTCTAG GAATTGAAATTGTGGAGAGGCTTTCCACCATGGGAATAGCTGTGAATCTTGTGACATACTTGGGTGGGACTATGCATCTTCCTAGTTCAACCTCAGCCAACATTGTGTCTGACTTCATGGGCACTTCCTTTCTTCTGTGCTTGCTTGGAGGTTTTCTTGCTGATTCTTTCCTCGGAAGATACAAAACCATTGCAATCTTTTCCACTGTACAAATGCTG GGGACTGGCACTTTAGCATTAGCAACAAAACTCCCACAACTAAGGCCACCAGCATGCCACCCTCACCAACCATGCCAAGAAGCCAATGGTTTTCAAATGGGGATTCTATACCTAGCCCTCTACCTCATAGCCTTGGGCACCGGCGGCCTGAAGTCCAGCGTCTCCGGCTTCGGGACCGACCAATTCGACGACAAAGACGAGAAGGAGAAGGCACAAATGGCGTATTTCTTCAAcaggttcttcttcttcatcagcaTAGGGACTCTCACTGCTGTCACAGTGCTGGTGTACATCCAGGATGAAGTTGGGAGAAGTTTGGGCTATGGGATTTGCTCCATTGCCATGGTTGTAGCAATTGTTATATTCTTGTCGGGGACTACGAGGTATAGGTACAAGAAAAGCTCGGGGAGTCCGATTGTCCACATATTTCAGGTCATTGTTGGTGCTGTTAGGAAGAGGAATTTGGACCTTCCCTATGATGTTGGCATGCTTTATGAGACCACTCCCGAGGATTCAAGAATTCATCACACTGATCAATTCCT GTGTTTGGACAAGGCTGCAATAGTTGCAGAAGGGGATTTTGAGGAGAACATCAACGGTGGTTCTTCATCATCCCCAAATCCATGGAAGCTAAGTCCAGTGACAAGGGTGGAGGAAGTGAAAATGATGGCTAGACTACTCCCAATCTGGGCCACAACCATAATCTTCTGGACAACCTATGCTCAAATGATCACATATTCAGTCATCCAAGCCACCACCATGGACAGATCAATGGGGAGTTTCAAGATCCCGGCAGGCTCGCTCACCGTCTTCTTCGTAGCTGCCATTCTCATCACCTTGGCTCTCTATGATCGCCTCGTCATGCCCCTTTGGAAGAAATGGAAAGGAACCCCAG GGTTCACCAACTTGCAAAGAATTGCACTAGGCCTTGTTCTGTCAACAGTAGGAATGGCAGTATCAGCCCTAATAGAGAGGAAGAGGTTAGGAGCTGCAAAATCCGAGGGCCGACACAACTCAACCTTAACCATGAGTGTGTTTTACCTAATCCCACAGTTCTTCCTGGTCGGATCTGGGGAAGCCTTCATGTACACAGGCCAGCTCGATTTCTTCCTCACCCAATCCCCAAAGAGCATGAAAACCATGAGCACAGGCCTCTTCTTGACCACGCTTTCCCTCGGTTTCTTCGTCAGCAGCTTCCTGGTATCTGTTATCAAGAAGGTGACGTCAGCTAGCCATGGCGGCCAGGACTGGCTGGCGGATAACATCAACTACGGACGCCTGGATTTGTTCTATGGGCTTTTGGCTGTTCTCGGAGTGGTTAACTTTGTTGTGTACCTGATTTGCTCGATCTGGTTTAAGCCCAGGAAGAATAAATCTGCTGTAGAAATGGAGACTGTGATGAATGGGAATGGTGAAGAGAAGTGTTAG